In Streptomyces sp. 840.1, one DNA window encodes the following:
- a CDS encoding tetratricopeptide repeat protein has protein sequence MVFMGDRATLLETGRFGQRHAHPAENVLDVAFAAAARYNDYIETAETAECAATVESAETAESADGVEHAEGAETAESADNAESEARHRRAADAGDTASMSVLGALLLRRGDLSGAEAYLRAATADGDRAAANNLGVLLHQRGYPDEAADWWRTAAVAGSAAAAHALGRHYRERGDEPGAEYWLRQSAEQGHALGAYALADLLEHRSDVGAERWLRAAAEQGHREAAYRLARMVERNAADDAHDAFGRPGLGPRTAADDKSGTAPGRPAGRKDDSPVAGPEAGRVGEAEQWYRQAAARGHRRAALHLGAILEQRGELKEAGRWYLIAAKAGEARAACALGFLLRDAGDRESAAVWWLRAAQEGDGNAANALGALHAARGEQQTAERWYRAAMDAGDVNGAYNLGLLCAAQDRTAQAEQWYRRAAYAGHREAANALAVLLLQAGDATGAEPWFSKAAEAGSVDAAFNLGILHAGRDEDRAALLWYERAAAAGHTEAALQVGMALLHHGEEREAERHLRCAAGGGSAEAAFRLAGVLDSRLPPPGPPALGEPMPEKSECEEWYERAAEQGHRRAQVRVGMLAASRGDVESAGRWYREAAESGSRNGAFNLGLLLAREGSEREAALWWSRAANDGHGRAALRLALLAARRGELTEGQRWCARAVELGPAEVSERAARLREALHQELTA, from the coding sequence ATGGTATTTATGGGGGACAGGGCAACTCTGTTGGAGACAGGGCGGTTTGGTCAGCGTCATGCCCATCCGGCAGAAAACGTGCTGGATGTGGCATTTGCCGCCGCCGCACGGTACAACGACTACATCGAGACCGCCGAGACTGCGGAGTGTGCCGCGACCGTCGAAAGTGCAGAGACCGCAGAGTCCGCGGACGGCGTGGAGCACGCCGAGGGCGCGGAGACCGCAGAGAGTGCGGACAACGCCGAGAGCGAGGCGCGTCACCGTCGTGCCGCCGACGCCGGGGACACCGCGTCGATGAGCGTCCTCGGTGCCCTGCTGCTGCGCCGGGGCGACCTGAGCGGAGCCGAGGCCTACCTGCGCGCTGCCACCGCCGACGGCGACCGGGCGGCGGCGAACAACCTCGGCGTCCTGTTGCACCAGCGCGGCTACCCGGACGAGGCGGCCGACTGGTGGCGGACCGCTGCCGTCGCCGGCTCCGCCGCGGCCGCGCACGCCCTGGGACGCCACTACCGCGAGCGCGGTGACGAGCCCGGCGCCGAGTACTGGCTGCGCCAGTCCGCCGAGCAGGGCCACGCGCTGGGCGCCTACGCCCTCGCCGACCTCCTTGAGCACCGCAGCGACGTCGGCGCCGAGCGCTGGCTGCGTGCCGCCGCCGAGCAGGGGCACCGCGAAGCCGCTTACCGGCTGGCGCGCATGGTGGAGCGCAACGCGGCCGACGACGCACACGACGCGTTCGGCCGCCCCGGACTCGGCCCCCGCACCGCAGCGGACGACAAGTCGGGCACCGCCCCCGGCCGGCCGGCCGGGCGCAAGGACGACAGCCCGGTCGCCGGCCCCGAAGCCGGCCGGGTCGGTGAGGCCGAGCAGTGGTACCGCCAGGCCGCCGCGCGCGGTCACCGGCGTGCCGCCCTGCACCTCGGCGCCATCCTGGAGCAGCGCGGCGAGCTGAAGGAGGCCGGACGCTGGTACCTCATCGCGGCCAAGGCGGGCGAGGCGCGTGCCGCGTGCGCGCTCGGCTTCCTGCTCCGTGACGCCGGCGACCGGGAGAGCGCCGCCGTGTGGTGGCTGCGCGCCGCACAGGAGGGTGACGGCAACGCCGCCAACGCGCTCGGTGCGCTGCACGCCGCCCGCGGGGAGCAGCAAACCGCCGAGCGCTGGTACCGCGCGGCCATGGACGCCGGTGACGTCAACGGCGCGTACAACCTGGGGCTGCTCTGCGCCGCCCAGGACCGTACGGCGCAGGCCGAGCAGTGGTACCGCCGCGCCGCGTACGCAGGTCACCGGGAGGCCGCCAACGCGCTGGCCGTGCTGCTGCTCCAGGCGGGCGACGCGACCGGTGCGGAGCCGTGGTTCTCCAAGGCCGCCGAGGCGGGCAGTGTCGACGCCGCGTTCAACCTGGGCATCCTGCACGCCGGGCGCGACGAGGACCGGGCCGCCCTGCTCTGGTACGAGCGGGCCGCGGCGGCCGGCCATACCGAGGCCGCACTGCAGGTCGGCATGGCGCTGCTGCACCACGGTGAGGAGCGGGAGGCGGAGCGCCACCTGCGCTGCGCCGCCGGTGGTGGCAGCGCGGAGGCCGCCTTCCGGCTCGCCGGGGTGCTGGACTCGCGGCTGCCGCCGCCGGGCCCGCCCGCCCTGGGTGAGCCGATGCCGGAGAAGTCCGAGTGCGAGGAGTGGTACGAGCGCGCCGCCGAGCAGGGCCATCGCCGGGCCCAGGTGCGCGTCGGGATGCTCGCCGCGTCCCGGGGCGATGTGGAGAGCGCCGGCCGCTGGTACCGGGAGGCGGCCGAGTCGGGCAGCCGTAACGGGGCCTTCAACCTCGGTCTGCTGCTCGCCCGCGAGGGCAGTGAGCGCGAGGCGGCGCTGTGGTGGAGCCGTGCCGCGAACGACGGGCACGGGCGGGCGGCCCTGCGCCTGGCCCTGCTGGCCGCGCGCCGCGGTGAGCTCACCGAGGGGCAGCGGTGGTGTGCGCGGGCGGTGGAGCTGGGGCCGGCGGAGGTCTCGGAGCGGGCCGCGCGGTTGCGTGAGGCGCTGCACCAGGAGCTGACCGCGTAG